From Perognathus longimembris pacificus isolate PPM17 chromosome 22, ASM2315922v1, whole genome shotgun sequence, one genomic window encodes:
- the LOC125340079 gene encoding serine protease inhibitor Kazal-type 6-like isoform X2 — translation MKIAGVFVLLSLALFCMFSGVFSQGGQINCDEFRDPKIFCTRESNPHCGSDGQTYGNKCAFCKAMAKSNGKINLKHHGSC, via the exons ATGAAAATAGCAGGTGTCTTTGTGCTCCTTTCCCTGGCTCTGTTCTGCATGTTCTCAG GCGTCTTCAGTCAAGGAGGACAG ATCAACTGTGACGAGTTTCGTGATCCTAAAATCTTCTGCACTCGGGAGTCGAACCCTCACTGTGGCTCTGATGGGCAGACCTACGGCAATAAATGTGCCTTCTGTAAGGCAATGGC GAAAAGCAACGGGAAGATCAACCTGAAGCATCACGGGTCGTGCTGA
- the LOC125340079 gene encoding serine protease inhibitor Kazal-type 6-like isoform X1 codes for MKIAGVFVLLSLALFCMFSGVFSQGGQDERGWITRSEARRPGRGGTPGRGGLRNRLFQINCDEFRDPKIFCTRESNPHCGSDGQTYGNKCAFCKAMAKSNGKINLKHHGSC; via the exons ATGAAAATAGCAGGTGTCTTTGTGCTCCTTTCCCTGGCTCTGTTCTGCATGTTCTCAG GCGTCTTCAGTCAAGGAGGACAG GACGAAAGAGGCTGGATCACCAGATCAGAGGCCCGGAGGCCAGGGAGAGGCGGAACGCCAGGGAGAGGTGGCTTAAGGAACCGTCTCTTTCAA ATCAACTGTGACGAGTTTCGTGATCCTAAAATCTTCTGCACTCGGGAGTCGAACCCTCACTGTGGCTCTGATGGGCAGACCTACGGCAATAAATGTGCCTTCTGTAAGGCAATGGC GAAAAGCAACGGGAAGATCAACCTGAAGCATCACGGGTCGTGCTGA